The Alteriqipengyuania halimionae genome contains a region encoding:
- the kynU gene encoding kynureninase, with protein sequence MMDPACLDAADPLASFREQFHLPEGTIYLDGNSLGPLPKATQERMTEVIDSEWGEGLISSWNAADWINAPRRIGDKIATIIGANHGEVIACDSTSVNIFKALAAALDCNPDRGIILSEGGNFPTDLYMGQGLARLSPRAEMRVVDYDDLESAIDESVAVVLVTQVHYKTGRMRDMAAFTAKAHAAGALVVWDLSHSTGAVPLDLDGAGADFAIGCGYKYLNGGPGAPAFIYAAKRHHAAIEPILSGWFGHRAPFAFTDEYEAAGGIEQFLAGTPPILGLAALECGVDLMLEADMADIRAKSLSLSRLFMERMEPLADRHGFELVSPRKDEERGSQVSYRHEHAYPICQAMIARDVIGDFRAPDIWRCGFTPLYLSHADVARAVDILNDVMESGAWDAPEFHQRNAVT encoded by the coding sequence ATGATGGATCCCGCGTGCCTGGACGCCGCCGATCCGCTGGCATCATTCCGCGAGCAATTTCACCTGCCCGAGGGGACGATCTATCTCGACGGCAATTCGCTCGGCCCGCTACCCAAGGCGACGCAGGAACGGATGACCGAAGTGATTGACAGCGAATGGGGCGAAGGGCTCATCTCGAGCTGGAACGCGGCTGACTGGATCAATGCCCCGCGCCGAATCGGCGACAAGATCGCCACCATCATCGGTGCCAATCACGGCGAAGTGATCGCCTGCGATTCGACCAGCGTGAACATCTTCAAGGCGCTTGCCGCCGCGCTCGACTGCAATCCGGATCGCGGCATCATCCTCTCCGAAGGCGGCAACTTCCCGACCGACCTGTACATGGGTCAAGGCCTGGCCCGCCTCTCTCCGCGCGCCGAAATGCGCGTCGTCGATTACGACGATCTCGAAAGCGCGATCGACGAAAGCGTCGCAGTGGTGCTGGTGACGCAGGTCCATTACAAGACCGGGCGGATGCGCGACATGGCCGCGTTCACCGCCAAGGCGCACGCGGCAGGGGCGCTGGTGGTTTGGGACCTCAGCCATTCGACCGGGGCCGTGCCGCTCGACCTTGATGGCGCCGGTGCCGATTTCGCGATCGGCTGCGGCTACAAATATCTGAACGGCGGCCCGGGCGCACCAGCCTTCATCTATGCGGCCAAGCGTCATCATGCCGCGATCGAGCCGATCCTCTCGGGCTGGTTCGGCCACCGCGCGCCATTCGCCTTCACCGACGAATACGAGGCCGCCGGGGGAATCGAGCAATTCCTCGCCGGGACGCCGCCGATCCTCGGCCTCGCCGCGCTCGAATGCGGGGTCGACCTGATGCTGGAGGCGGACATGGCAGACATTCGCGCCAAGTCGCTATCGCTCTCGCGATTGTTCATGGAGCGGATGGAGCCATTGGCCGACCGCCACGGCTTCGAACTGGTGAGCCCGCGCAAGGATGAGGAGCGCGGCAGCCAGGTCTCCTACCGCCACGAGCACGCCTATCCGATCTGCCAAGCCATGATCGCGCGCGACGTGATCGGCGATTTCCGGGCGCCTGATATCTGGCGCTGCGGCTTCACCCCGCTCTATCTGAGCCATGCCGACGTGGCGCGCGCGGTCGATATCCTGAACGACGTGATGGAAAGCGGCGCGTGGGACGCGCCCGAGTTCCACCAGCGCAACGCGGTTACATGA
- a CDS encoding Nmad3 family putative nucleotide modification protein: MKIVISRKGFDSGSGGGPSPIVDGRPVSLPIPSGGHSSTSWADLGLGDHVAAASRGKLSGADHCHHDPMFSEERAILGQCAAAQSHLVNQGVGVGDVFLFFGLFASSDGERHHRIFGWMEVDSIEPIANMDDARRDALVALGFPHAIGMHANNDTAWSGPGGLAQTAPDSLRLTVPGGQLSHWRVPAFMRECGLSYHAKDWRWHDDGTLTAASRGQEFVCDAGDRQDARHWLADVLAACRASP, from the coding sequence GTGAAGATCGTCATCAGTCGCAAGGGTTTCGACAGCGGATCGGGTGGCGGCCCGTCGCCGATCGTCGACGGCCGACCGGTCTCGCTCCCGATCCCGAGCGGCGGGCATTCCTCGACAAGCTGGGCTGATCTCGGGCTGGGCGATCATGTTGCCGCAGCCTCGCGCGGCAAGCTGTCGGGCGCCGATCACTGCCACCACGACCCGATGTTTTCCGAAGAACGCGCCATACTCGGTCAGTGCGCGGCGGCGCAGTCGCATCTGGTCAATCAGGGCGTGGGCGTCGGCGATGTGTTCCTGTTCTTCGGCCTGTTCGCAAGTTCCGATGGCGAGCGGCATCACCGCATTTTCGGCTGGATGGAAGTCGACAGCATCGAACCGATTGCCAACATGGACGACGCGCGCCGCGACGCGCTCGTCGCTCTCGGCTTCCCCCATGCGATCGGCATGCACGCGAACAACGACACTGCCTGGTCCGGCCCCGGCGGGCTGGCGCAAACCGCGCCGGACAGCTTGCGGCTGACCGTGCCCGGCGGGCAGTTGTCGCACTGGCGCGTGCCGGCCTTCATGCGCGAATGCGGACTGAGCTACCACGCGAAAGACTGGCGCTGGCACGACGACGGCACGCTCACCGCCGCTTCGCGCGGGCAGGAATTCGTATGCGATGCGGGCGATCGCCAAGACGCTCGTCACTGGCTAGCCGATGTGCTTGCCGCCTGTCGCGCCAGCCCGTAA
- the kynB gene encoding arylformamidase translates to MSERRIIDISQVLRPGMPNWPGEPEFGYTRKAEISDECPVNTGEVVMSTHAGTHADAPLHYHAEGVDSAASELSAYVGECVVYDARNAIDAVTAEDIEWDELEGAKRVLFRTYDRFPRAEWNSRFSAIDHEVVERLGNQGVVLIGTDTPSLDPMTSKTMDAHHAVRRHDMRILEGLVLQDVAEGRYELVALPLPIEGADASPVRAILRELP, encoded by the coding sequence ATGAGCGAACGACGCATTATCGACATCTCGCAAGTGCTGCGCCCGGGCATGCCCAATTGGCCCGGCGAACCCGAATTCGGCTATACTCGCAAGGCCGAGATTTCGGACGAATGCCCGGTCAATACGGGTGAAGTGGTGATGAGCACCCATGCCGGCACGCACGCCGATGCGCCGCTGCATTACCATGCCGAGGGCGTCGATAGCGCCGCCAGCGAGCTGTCTGCCTATGTCGGCGAATGCGTCGTCTACGACGCGCGCAATGCGATCGACGCGGTCACGGCGGAGGATATCGAGTGGGACGAGCTCGAAGGTGCCAAGCGCGTGCTGTTTCGCACCTATGATCGCTTTCCCCGCGCCGAGTGGAACAGTCGCTTCTCTGCGATCGATCACGAAGTCGTCGAGCGGCTGGGCAATCAGGGCGTGGTGCTGATCGGCACCGACACACCCTCGCTCGATCCGATGACCTCGAAGACCATGGACGCGCATCATGCCGTCCGCCGCCACGACATGCGGATCCTCGAAGGGCTGGTGCTGCAGGACGTGGCGGAAGGCCGCTACGAACTGGTCGCGCTGCCGCTGCCGATCGAGGGCGCCGATGCGAGCCCGGTGCGCGCGATCCTGCGCGAGCTGCCATGA
- a CDS encoding TonB-dependent receptor, producing the protein MRRTIILIPLLALPFSAAAQEADTLEENRIVVTGEALDEPEGAEAFATEDIDRDAILATPSGRIDDVLQTVAGFQQFRRSDSRSANPSAQGATLRALGGNASSRALVLLDGVPLADPFFGYIPFFAIAPERLGHIAVTRGGGSGAFGAGAVSGTIALDSAGPADLAPFAAQALVNDRGDTEAWVQAAPRLGDGFATIAVRWDCGDGFFTTPEDQRVAATVPASFDARSLEARAVAPLAPGVELQARLAMFEDERTLRFDGADSSTSGQDASVRVVARGAWDVEALAYVQARDFSNVVISSSRFTPVLDQRKTPGTGIGGKIEIRPPESAVGSLRFGVDYRRASGELQEDAISAFSGALTERRRTGGSNDDLGLFAGWSRTFGTMTATTTIRADRWSIADGFYRAENPAGDLLTDDRFADRSDWDVSGRAGLRWEAGGGLAVRAAGYRGLRVPTLNELYRPFVIFPVVTQANAALEPEKLWGYEAGIDWDGEAARLSLTAFDNRLDGAVANVTLTPVLRQRRNLDAVRVRGIELDSEVRFGPFALRGSLALNDAAVEGTGDAAGLDGRRPPQVADVIGSATLAWRPRERVEAALTLRHVGDQFESDQETDVLSAATTLNAFASLPLGANLSLILRGENLTGERIVTRNQGGSIDLGTPTTVWAGIRLGL; encoded by the coding sequence ATGCGTCGCACCATCATCCTTATACCCTTGCTCGCACTGCCCTTTTCGGCAGCGGCGCAAGAGGCGGATACGCTCGAAGAAAACCGCATCGTCGTTACCGGCGAAGCGCTCGACGAGCCCGAGGGGGCCGAAGCCTTCGCGACCGAGGACATCGATCGCGATGCGATCCTGGCTACCCCGTCGGGCCGGATCGACGATGTGCTGCAGACGGTCGCGGGTTTCCAGCAATTCCGCCGTTCGGACAGCCGCTCGGCCAACCCCTCGGCGCAGGGCGCGACCTTGCGCGCGCTCGGCGGAAATGCGTCGAGCCGGGCGCTGGTGCTGCTCGACGGGGTGCCGCTGGCCGATCCGTTTTTCGGCTACATCCCGTTCTTCGCGATCGCGCCCGAACGGCTGGGGCATATCGCGGTGACGCGGGGCGGGGGCAGCGGAGCCTTCGGCGCAGGCGCGGTGTCGGGCACGATTGCGCTCGACAGCGCCGGTCCTGCCGATCTTGCGCCGTTTGCCGCGCAAGCGCTGGTCAACGATCGCGGCGACACCGAAGCCTGGGTGCAAGCGGCGCCGCGCCTGGGTGATGGCTTTGCCACCATCGCCGTGCGGTGGGATTGCGGCGACGGGTTCTTCACCACGCCCGAGGATCAACGCGTGGCCGCGACAGTGCCGGCCAGTTTCGACGCGCGCAGCCTCGAAGCACGCGCGGTCGCCCCGTTGGCGCCGGGCGTGGAATTGCAGGCGCGGCTCGCCATGTTCGAGGATGAGCGCACGCTGCGCTTCGATGGCGCGGACAGTTCCACCAGCGGACAGGATGCCAGCGTGCGCGTGGTGGCACGCGGCGCGTGGGATGTGGAGGCGCTCGCCTATGTCCAGGCGCGCGATTTCAGCAATGTGGTGATCAGTTCATCGCGCTTCACGCCTGTGCTGGACCAGCGCAAGACGCCCGGCACCGGGATCGGCGGCAAGATCGAGATCCGCCCGCCCGAAAGCGCAGTCGGCTCCCTGCGCTTCGGGGTCGACTACCGGCGCGCCTCGGGCGAATTGCAGGAAGATGCGATCAGCGCGTTTTCCGGCGCGCTCACCGAACGGCGGCGCACCGGCGGCAGCAATGACGATCTTGGCCTGTTCGCAGGGTGGTCGCGGACCTTCGGCACCATGACCGCGACCACTACCATCCGTGCCGATCGTTGGTCGATCGCCGACGGTTTCTATCGCGCGGAGAACCCGGCGGGCGACCTTCTCACCGACGACCGCTTTGCCGATCGGTCCGACTGGGACGTGTCCGGGCGGGCGGGCCTGCGCTGGGAGGCGGGCGGCGGTCTCGCGGTGCGGGCGGCGGGCTATCGCGGATTGCGGGTGCCAACCCTGAACGAACTCTATCGCCCGTTCGTGATCTTCCCGGTCGTGACCCAGGCCAATGCCGCGCTCGAACCCGAGAAACTGTGGGGCTACGAAGCCGGCATCGATTGGGACGGTGAGGCCGCGCGGCTCTCGCTGACGGCGTTCGACAACCGGCTGGACGGTGCGGTCGCCAATGTCACGCTCACGCCGGTGCTGCGCCAGCGGCGCAATCTCGATGCGGTTCGAGTGCGCGGGATCGAGCTGGATAGCGAGGTTCGGTTCGGTCCCTTTGCGCTGCGTGGTTCGCTGGCGCTGAACGACGCGGCGGTCGAGGGGACGGGCGACGCCGCCGGCCTCGACGGTCGCCGTCCGCCGCAAGTGGCCGACGTGATCGGCAGCGCGACACTCGCCTGGCGTCCGCGCGAGCGGGTCGAAGCGGCGCTGACACTGCGCCATGTCGGCGACCAGTTCGAAAGCGATCAGGAGACCGATGTCCTGTCGGCCGCGACCACGCTCAATGCCTTTGCCAGCCTGCCGCTGGGCGCGAACCTGTCGCTGATCCTGCGCGGCGAGAACCTGACCGGAGAGCGGATCGTCACCCGCAACCAGGGCGGTTCGATCGATCTTGGCACGCCGACCACGGTCTGGGCCGGCATCCGGCTGGGCCTGTAG